A part of Gramella sp. MAR_2010_147 genomic DNA contains:
- a CDS encoding sulfatase-like hydrolase/transferase, with protein sequence MFFISFISFCQQNTSERKLPNVVFILADDVGYTNLGIDGGTVPTPNIDSLARMGMRFTDAHSPAALCAPSRFSLLTGSYPYRNGRPGGSWDVNNSSAFSVNGDRTKAGRHITVGEIMQNAGYKTAFFGKMHLGGDVYDTDGNLIREKEKINTMDYSRGVEDGLNKHGFDYWLGLLSGIQHEPYAYFENGKYRPVDPDNPATNESTRLLKNGFYKVSGNGLSEIVEAGRVPARGDEDYDSSQAGIILSNGAVNFIDQHLTTNKESGNDQPFLLYYSSQAIHVPHSPPFDFDGNPENIDEQVYGKTGAMTSDVLYELDLQVGKIMNKLKEEGILETTLIIFTSDNGALWPNVTHYGNPEHDNNGVLRDYKASIYEGGHRVPFIASWGDGTSEGSVIKPGTVSDQTIIGHDWVATMYEFTQQNMQEDQAKDSSSLMSIFTGKQSEEDPLHDFIIYQAGFAFTGAIRQGDLVLVVDRDNKATELYDLSNDLSQEQNLIEDENYSETVKRLRTKFLKYNDHDTETIEPRTTKAFKVR encoded by the coding sequence ACTCCTAATATTGATAGCCTTGCAAGAATGGGAATGCGTTTTACAGATGCTCATTCACCAGCTGCATTATGTGCACCATCAAGATTTAGTTTATTAACCGGAAGTTATCCCTATAGAAATGGCAGACCGGGCGGATCCTGGGATGTAAACAATAGTTCAGCATTTAGTGTAAATGGCGACAGAACCAAAGCAGGAAGACATATTACCGTTGGGGAGATCATGCAGAATGCAGGTTATAAGACAGCTTTCTTCGGAAAAATGCATTTAGGTGGTGACGTTTATGATACTGATGGAAATCTTATTAGGGAAAAGGAAAAAATAAATACCATGGATTATAGCCGTGGGGTTGAAGACGGGTTAAACAAGCACGGTTTTGATTACTGGTTGGGACTTCTTAGCGGAATTCAGCATGAACCTTATGCGTATTTCGAAAATGGTAAATACCGCCCTGTAGATCCTGATAATCCGGCCACCAATGAAAGTACCAGGTTATTGAAGAATGGCTTTTACAAGGTGAGCGGCAACGGACTTTCAGAAATTGTAGAAGCCGGCAGAGTTCCCGCCAGAGGAGATGAAGATTATGATTCGAGCCAGGCCGGCATCATTCTTTCCAATGGAGCAGTCAATTTTATAGATCAACATTTAACGACAAATAAAGAGAGTGGAAATGATCAACCCTTTCTTCTATATTATTCTTCTCAGGCAATTCATGTTCCTCATTCTCCCCCATTCGATTTTGATGGAAATCCGGAAAACATCGATGAGCAGGTTTATGGGAAGACTGGCGCCATGACTTCAGACGTACTTTACGAACTGGATTTGCAGGTTGGGAAGATCATGAATAAATTAAAAGAGGAAGGAATTCTGGAAACTACACTCATTATTTTCACCAGCGATAATGGGGCTTTATGGCCAAACGTTACCCATTATGGTAATCCCGAACACGACAATAATGGTGTTCTTAGAGACTACAAAGCTTCTATTTATGAAGGAGGGCACCGTGTTCCGTTTATCGCAAGCTGGGGTGATGGAACCTCCGAAGGATCTGTTATAAAACCCGGAACAGTTTCAGACCAAACAATAATTGGTCACGACTGGGTAGCCACCATGTATGAGTTTACCCAACAGAATATGCAGGAAGATCAGGCGAAAGACAGCTCTTCCTTAATGTCCATTTTTACCGGAAAACAATCTGAAGAAGATCCTCTTCATGATTTTATAATCTACCAGGCAGGTTTCGCATTCACAGGAGCAATAAGACAGGGCGATCTCGTACTTGTGGTGGATCGGGATAATAAGGCAACAGAACTTTACGATCTATCTAATGACCTTTCTCAGGAACAAAATCTTATTGAAGATGAGAATTATTCAGAAACAGTAAAACGTTTAAGAACAAAATTTTTAAAATATAATGATCATGACACTGAAACTATTGAACCCAGGACTACAAAGGCTTTTAAGGTAAGATAA